CCTATGCTCACATCAGGGACGATATTGAGCTTCGTTCAGGGCTTGGTTTGGTAGTCGGTATCGCTGCGGTCTTTGGTAGCGTATCGTGGTCCGCCCACGCCCTGATTCAGGGGCCCCACGCAATCGCGCACAACTCTGCAGAGCTTCATCGGGTTTCAGGCGATGTCCTTGCTCCTGGGCTTGCGCCCTCGTTTGGACCGGACAGGGCTGATCGGATCGTCGTCGTATTCAGCTCCTTGTCGTGCTTTGCCTGCAAGACCAGTTTGCCCAGTTGGATTCAGTGGGCCAAGACGCAGAGCGATACGAGGTTTGTATTTCGGCATTTGCCAATTTCTCGGAATGCCGATAGTGATGCGGCAGCGCTTGCAGCGCACCTGCACGGAGAGTACTGGCAATACTGTGGAATCATGTGGGGCGCTGAGAGCACGAGAACGGAGCAGGTGTTGCTGGCGTTAGAGCGGCTCAAGAACGGGGAAGAGTGTATTCGCATGTTACAGACGGGCGATATGAGGATGGTTTCCGCTCTAGAACAAGATGTGTCGCTGGCTAAGCGGCTTGCGATTGAGGTGGTGCCTGTCGCAATCGTAGTTACTCGGAAAGGGCGATGGGTAGTCGGGTTGCCAGGTGTAAAGGATATCCTTGAGCGAGATAATCGACTGAAGTGAGTGAGTTGGTGAGTGAGCGGATGCTGAAGATGCGGCGGGTGGGCTCCATTCCCTGCAACCCCTCTTCCCTCTGACTCCCGGGTGACGCTATGCGGGTGCCATGCCAAACTTGCTTTTGCGTGTCTGCCCGGCACTTTGTGACTCGCCACGCTCCCGCTGTGCGACGATCCGGTTTCCTGCAAAATGCCCGGATGAGCGGCGGCCCAAGAAGGCAGCGGGTGATCTTCAACACTCTGGCCCATGCCCACGAGCTCACTCTTTTATCTTGCAACCCCCGTGGGGTTGAGGGTCTCGTGCAGGCACCAAAGCCACTCCGGCCAAGTACTTCTTCGACCTCGGAGGCGGTCAACCGGGGAAACCGCTCGCTCATGGCACGGCGACTTTCTTGAGGACTGCGCCTAGTTCGAGCTTCAACGGCATCGGCTGCAGATAAAGGCGAATGGCATCCTGGATGTTGCTTTCCGCTTCCAAAGGCGTCCGCCCCGCCGAAACGCAGCCCGGCAGTTCGGGGCACCAAACCGCCCAGTCGCCAGTCCGCTTGTCCTGCTCCAGCACAATGCGCCATTCCATGAGTTCATGGTACATCAGCTTCTTATCCCCCTAGCCCCCGCGGGGTTGAGGGTCTCTTCCAAGCGCGAGGTCGCCGCCTGACCTCCTGAGTTCGCAAGAAACCGCGTAGCCGGGTGCCCCTCGCCCGACTTCTCGGATAGACTGGATTCTATGTCCGCCGCCGTTTTCAAGGTTGAAGAGATCGAAGCCGACCGACCCATCGACAAGCTCACGCGAAGAAGGGTGTTCGGCAGTCACATGCTTTGGGCTCATGTACAACTCGCCAAGGGTTGCGTGGTCCAGAGCCACTCCCATCCCAATGAGCAAATCGCCTTCGTGGTAACCGGAAGCGTTCTTTGGAAGCTCGGGCAGCCCGGGTCGGAGGACTATCGCGAGGTCGTCGTCGAAGGCGGGACGGCCATCCATCTGCCGTCGGACATTCCTCACGGCGTCGAGGCGCTTGAGGACTCCCTGGTGTTGGACGTTTTGTCGCCCCCTGGCGAGATGGGCGTCGATCGGCAAGGCAATTCGTGACCGTTCCGTCTCCCAACCTACTCCACACACGCCCGGAGGCGGGCAGCGCTGGACTCGGGGAGCGTATCGTTGATGAACGCCCCTGCGCCGGCCTCGCTTCCGGCAAGGTACTTCAGCTTGTCGTGCGTCCGGTGCGGCGGATAGAACTCAACATGAAGGCGGGCGAATTCGTACCCCGGTGCGGCGGGCTCCTGGTGCATCGCCATCACGTAGGGCAACGAGAACCCGAAGAGCCGGTCATAAGCGCGAGCCACCTTGCGAAGCGCCTCCGCGAGGGCGTCCAGAGTCGCCTCGTTGGCCCCTGCGAGTGATCGAACTCCGCGCCTGGCCACGACCCAGACCTCAAAGGGATACCGAGCGAAGTACGGCACGACGGCGACGAACTCGGAGTCTTCGGCGATCACCCTTCGACCGTCCGAAAGCTCGGCCCCCAACCAGTCGTCCCAAAGCGTCTTCCCCGTCGCCTCCCAATAGTTGCGCTCCGAGGCCAGTTCCTGGGCGAGCGTAGCCGGGATGTAGGGGTAAGCGTAGATCTGGCCATGAGGATGGCTGAGAGTCACGCCGATTTCTCGCCCCTTGTTTTCAAAGATGAAGACGTACTTCACCTCTGGAATCGAGGAAAGCTCGGTGTAGCGATCCTTCCAAACCCGCACGAGGCGCTCCACCTTGGGCAGCGAGAGTTCGGCAAAGCTGCCCGCATGGTCGGACGTGTACACCACGACCTCACAAACCCCGTTGCTGGGACGGACAGGGGCCATCGCAAGGCCTTCGACTGCGGGCGGTTCCGGGTTTCGACGCAACGAGGGAAAACGGTTCTCGAACACGACGATATCGAAGTCCTCGGCAGGGATTTCCGTGGGAAAGCCCCCCGCTTGAGTGGGACAGAGCGGACAGAAATCCAGCGGAGGCAGGAAGGTTCGGTCTTGCCTGTGCGTCGCGGTCATAACCCACGTTTCGAGGAAGGGGTGGTAGCGCAGCTCGGACATGGTGGTTAGGGTCGCACGAGGTCGAGCACGGCATCGGTGGGGTCGAGGGGCCGATCGCCAAGGAACGTCCAGGCGCCGCGCGCCCCGACCTTCTGTCGGAGAGTTACGAGCGACGCAGACAGGTTCGCGCGAGGCATGACCGAGTACGTGGGCACGTTGGCTTCGAAGGCGTCCGCAAAACCCCTCAGGCCCTCGAGGCCCAAAACCCGGTCGATGGTCGGCTCCATGAGGGCAGCAAAAAGGACGATCTGCGATGCGGCGGTTCCCTTTCCGGCGAGCACGACCCGATTCGCGAAACGCCGGGCGGCGACCGAGGCCCTTGCCGCATCCCAAGCCATTGCGAACGGGTCCGCAGTTCCGAGATACGCCATCAACCTGGCATCGAGTCCCGGCAACTCCCCGAACCCCCGCACGTCGATCGCCATCACCGCAAGGCCCGATTGCAGAAGCCGCTCCACGTCGAACTCCTGCTGGGCCCGCACCTTGCCTCCTTCGCTGATGAGGACGACAGCCGCTCTCGCCTGAGTCCCCGGCATCCAGATGACTGCGGGAACCCTCAGACCTGGCTCCGATACGAACGACGCGTGAACCTTGCCTTCCTTCGAACGCTCCTCCGTCCAGTCCAGCGGAACCGGCGACGGCAATCCGCCGTTGAGGGCCACCGTGTCGTCCCAGGTCGTCGGAGGGGCCGCCGTGAGAGCCTCCCGAGCCAAATCCAACATCGACCTGCCTTCGATCTCCCTTGCTACGACTCGAAGCGATTCAGACCCCGCAGGCTCGGGCTGAATCGTTGGCTCAGGGACCGGCGTACCGTTGCCGCGCCCGCGGAGGTGAAGGTCGAAAAACCCGAGGGCAGCCTCCCGCATCGCTCGGTTGTAATCGTGCGGCCCGTCGAACACGCGGTACTGCGAGAGGTCTTCCTTACCAAATAGCGCGTAGGTCCCCTTGAGTTTCTCGCCAGTGCGTTTCGTGCCCTCGGGCGGAAACTCGGGATCGTCCTGCGCCCCGATGACGAACACGGGCTTAGGCGCCCGGATCGCGAGCACGTCCGCGCGATCTCCGACTTGGAGCGTGGCCGGCACATGATTGCAGAGACACCCGTTGTTGGCGTTGACCTCGAGACTTGACGCGTACACCACCGGGACGGCGCAAGCGAAGCGGGGCTCGGCGGCGAAAGCGTAGGTCGTGGCCAACCCGCCTCCCGAAGCGCCGGTGATTCCGACGCGCGTCATGTCGGCCTCAGGCCGGGTTTCGAGGTAGTCGAGCGTGCGGACCAGGTCCCAAACATACACCGAGGTCGTGTTCATCGAGCCCAACAGCAGCCGGAGGTCGTTATGGGAGCCTGCAAACTTCCGTTCGACGGGTGCGCCGCCCTCGAAGCTATGGCCCGGCGAGTCCACCACTACGGCGAGGTATCCGGCGAGAGCTTGAGAGATAGCCCGCGTTTGCACGACCGGCTCTTGCTTCTTGTGCTGCCAATGACCATGCGGGTTCACGATCACGGGCAGCTTTCCTTGAGGGAGAGGGTCGGGAACGTAGAGGTTCGCCGTAACAAAAAACTTGGGGCGGCTCTCGAAGAGCAGCTTCTCAATCCGATACCCCGCCCGTTGGATGACACCGGTGACCTGGGCGTTGAGCGGCGTTCGGGGAGGTAGGGGGTCTAAGCCGAGACCTCGCATCAGTTCTTTTCGACGCCGCTCCCGCTCGATTTCGAACTCGGCCACAGAGCTTGGGATGGGGCGCGAGGCCGCTGCATCGACCTTCTTCTTCAGGAAAGCCGCCATCATCGCTGGCCCTCGTCCCTCCAAGACGCTCTGGTCCGACTTGGGCGCGGCGACAGGTTCGAAGGCGCGAAGGCCCTGCTCGGAGGCCACGACCTCACCCAGCGTAAGGAACGAAAGGCCAAGCGAGTTGTAGAAATCCGGCAAAACCGAAGTCACGTAGTCCCCACCTTCGGTGCCGGTATCGAGCAGAATCGCTGGTCCGGACGCAGCCGTTTGCCTGACGAGCGCGGCGAGCGAGCGGCTGGCCGCGGGCAGATGTAAGCGTTGCAGAAGCCTCGCCTGGACCACCCAAACTTCGCCCTTGCCGACCTTCTTGCGAGCGACCCCTCCGTTGCCGAAAACCTCCCAATCCGCTTGCGCTCGCATGGGCTGCCAGAGAATCTCAGGGTCTTCGATCCGTTCGAGCCCGAGCGCGCCGCCGGGCTCGAAAACGCCCACCCGCCTCGATTCAAAGCCGGGGCTGTCCCCCAGAAAGTCCAGCGAGTATCGCCCCGACGCGAAGTCCTGCTGGAGAATCAGCATCTTCATTCCCTTCGCAAGGGGTTCTAAGAGCTTCCGCCTTTGCGCGCTTGGGAATCGACTGAAGAAGCTCCAGCCGCGCGAACTCACCACGAGCCAGCCGTGCTCCTGGGGGTCGAGGGATCGAGGGTCGAGGTGAGCGAGCGCTTCTTCAGAACTGAAGTAAGGTGGAGTCCTTTGAGGGTTCGACGGCACGACGAGATAGGGCCTTTCGTGGAGCCACCAAGGCACCCGCCACACCCGGCCGGAAGTCTCGATCTCGGCCGCCAAAGCGTGTCCCGCCGGAAGCCTATGAATCGAGGCGACGAAGTGCCCGTCGCGTTGCTCCATAGGCAGCTTGTGGAAAAACGTTGAACTCGGCAGGGGCTTATGCAGGAGCCAGGCGCGGCGGATGCCCTCCGAGGAGATGCGCGCCGTGATTTTTCCGTCAGCTTCGTCCCAGGTGAGCTTCGCGTGGCGGGGGGGCTCGGCCCAGTCACGAATCAGGGGTCGAGGGAGCTGGGGCTGCGTCCACCCCGCAAGCTCCAGGAATCGTTGCCTTTCCGCGAGCAGTTTGGGCAATTCGAGACTCCAATGGAAGTCGTGCGTCCTCATGCGGAGCCGGTCGGTGAAAGGTCGGTACGAGTGGCCGTCGGGGGAGTTGGCGAGTTGATCCCACGCCTCGTAAGCTGCGCATGCTTGCCTTGCCGCGTCTTCGAGGTCGGACCGTTCACCCGAAGACTGAAATCGCGCATAGGCCAGTGCTCCACGGAACCTGGCGGCATAATACGCGCCGAGGCGATCGAGTTGCCGAAGAGCAACCCCGATCTCCGCTAGGCCCGAACCGGGAGAATCTCCCCATTCGAGCGTTCGAAAGGCAGGAGCGGCCCGCGACCGAAGCAAGTCGAGAAGGTCGGCCGCCTCCTCAAATCCGATCCTGCCGTCGCCGGCGCCAAGGGTCTTTGCCGCGACCGTCTCTCTGGGAGAACGAAACACGTGGGAGTCGAAGGGGTCCCGTTCGAGAAACGATTCCACAGAACCGCCCCACTCGAGTTCGGGCGCATGGCTGCGATGGTCGGGGCCGATCGAGTACGCCAGAAACGCGACTGGGATGATACGGCTGAGGTTCGACCAAGCAACTGCGAGCGCTTCTGGGTTCTGCAGTTGGAATTTGCTTCCAAGCGCCCTTACGAACACGTCCTCCGGGGTCGAGGGGTCATAGCCCAACCGACCCCATTGCATCATGAACAGCTCGTCCCGCTGGTGAATCCACCGAAAGGCGCTGGGGCGCTGGGAGTAGTACGCGGGGGACTGAGGGAAATAGGCGCTCAGGGGCTCGACCGTGAATCCCGATGTGGTTCCGAGGTCCATCGCCTCGATCGACCTGCGAATCCACTGGGGTTGAAAGATCGGGAAGATCCGGTGGGTGCCGTTGTCGCGCACCTGCCAGACGACCTTGTACGGTTGACTGGGCCAAGCTCCCTTCTCGATAGGTCGGCCCCTCCAACTCGCCGCTGCGCCCTCGCGGCCCCAATCGCTGAGATAGTCCTCCCAGAAATAGCTGTACCACTCACCGGTTCGGCCGCCGGCCATGATGTAGGGCGCGGCCCACTGCTCGCCGTTGTACTTGATTTGGACCGTGAAATCGCGGGCGCTCTTGGCGAGCGGTAACACCCGCGCTTTGCGTGTCACCCAAGATCTCGTGAGGAGCGGCAGAGGGGAGTCCGTTTCCTTCAAGGCGTCCAGATAGCACCGGAAGAACTCGGGACCGCGGCCGCTTTCCCCGATCCGGAACCCGAGCGCATCCAACCGGGGCAGTTTGCGGATGGTTTCGGCTACCACCTCTTGTGTGTACTCGTAGAGGTTCTCCTCCGTGGCGGCGTACGGGGGACTGGGGTTGTGAGGCGTGTCGAACCGAGCTTCGTACGACATCAGGCTCACCCGAATGCCCCTGGCGTGCGCCATGTCGATAACCTTGCGCAGTTGGGTCAGGTTCTTCGCCTTGACTTCGGGCGATGGGCCGACGAGGGGGTACTTCGCACTGGAAACAAAGTAGGCGAAGAGGTTGGGAAAGCGCGTGGTGTCGAGATCGTAAGGCCCGTGAATGTCGAGCCAATTGAGTCGACTTCGAGCCATTTGATCGAGCAGGGTCCGCCAGTAGTCCTCGTCGTGGAAGAACCATCGCTTTGGATCGGCCAGCGCTTCTGAGGACGGGTCGATCCGGTTCGCAAGGTAGTCCCAGGGCAAAGGAAGGAACAGGTTCCATCCTCGGTCCGCGAACTTGGGGCTTCCTCGAAACTCCTTTCCGGCGAGTTCGGACAACTTGGCCGTAGCAAGACGCTCCGCCGCATCTAACGCCCCATACAACGCCCCACGATCATCGCTCGACGCAACTTCGATTGCGGCTTTTCCGAAGGCGACGCGGAACGCCTCAGGTGGCAGCCCCTTGTCATACTTCCTTCGAATGGGGACCTCGGACGAGGGGGCCTGAACCCGGACGGCGGCCTCGATCTCCCTTTTTCCGAACTCCCAAGGTCCCGCGGACTCTTGGATCCCAGCGAAGACGGCGAATGCGAGCATGAACACTCTCGGTCCCTCCCTCGACCATCATACTGCGAACCAACCCGAGTTAGGAAGGAATCCCCCTTCGGACGCCGAATTCGAAGGGCGTCATGGCAAGTCCCAAACTTTCGCGACGAACGCTGCTCCAAACCGGAGTCGTGGCCGGGCTTTCGAGCCTACCGCTCGCCTCAAAGGCCGCCGAAGCGAGCGGAATAGGGCGCCCCGCGAGCGCGATCGCGGTCAGTTCGGCGAACGGTCTGCGCGCAACAGCGAGGGCATTCGAGGTGCTGTCCTCACAGGGCGACCCCGTGGACGCCGCCGTCCAGGGCGTCAGTATCGTCGAATCCGACCCCAACGACATGAGCGTGGGTTTCGGAGGCCTGCCCAACGAACTCGGGGTTGTCGAACTCGACGCGTGCGTGATGCACGGGCCAACCATGAGGGCGGGCGCCGTTGGAGCGCTACGCAACATCAAGAATCCCTCCCAGGTTGCCAAGGTCGTGATGGAGCGCACGGATCATGTGTTCCTGGTCGGCGAAGGGGCACTTCAGTTCGCCCGGCTCATGGGATTCAAGGAGGAGGAGTTGCTCACGGAACGGGCTCGCCAAGCTTGGCTGCGCTGGAAAACGAGGTTGAGTAAAGACGACGACTGGCTCGACGACGACGAAATCCGCGCCGACTTTCAGAAGGTGCAACCCACCTCTACCGAGGGCAGCTTCCACCGACCCACGGGGACGATTTCGTGTCTGTGCCTCACGGCCGAAGGCGAGCTGGGTGGGTGTACGACCACCAGCGGGCTCGCTTACAAGATTCCCGGCCGCGTAGGGGACTCGCCCATCATCGGCGCGGGACTTTATGTGGATGGAGAAGTGGGGGCCTGTGGATCGACGGGACGCGGCGAGGCGAACATTCTGAGTTGCGGAGGCCGAACAGTCGTCGAGAACATGAAGAGGGGTCTCGAACCTGCGGAAGCCATCCTCGACGTACTCAAACGGGTCTGCGAACAAACCAAATCGCCCCGCCTCCTTCATAGGCCGGGCTTTCCCAACTTCGATCTGAACTTCTACGCCTTGCGTAAGGACGGGGCGTTCGCAGGTGGGCGAATCTACAAGGGCGGGAATTTCGCCGTCCATGATGGGACCACGAACAAACTGCACGAGTCCGTTTACCTTTATGAGCGCGCCTGACGACCCCGCGCTTAGTCCGACAGCACGCTTTCCATAATCTCGAGGGCGTGGAGCGCGAGTTCGCCGCTAAGCTCAGGTTCGCGGCCCTCGCGCAGCGCGATCGCCATATCCCTCACCCCAAGGCCGCGAGAGTTCTCCGCGTAGTCGAACTCAAGGTCGACATCCACCCAGTCCGGTGCGCCCTTTCTCTTCAGCCGAACCGGGCCGCCAAAGGTGTTCGGATCGGGGACGAGCAGCGTCCCTTCTGTCCCATACAACTCGATCGGAGGAAGCAGAGAGGCCTGTACGTCAAAGCTCGTCGTGAGGGACGATATAGCGCCCGATACATGGTGCATAGTGAGCGCTATATGCGTGGGCGTCTCAACTTGAATGACCGTCCCTGCAAGCGGTTGGCTGGTGATCGTTCGAGTGGGAAAGGTGGCGCGATGGAGCCCGCAGACTTCGTCGACTTCTCCCAAAAGAAAGAAGAGCGCGGCAAGGTAGTACGGCCCCATATCAAAGAGCGGGCCTCCTCCAGGCTTGTAATAGAACTCCGGCGAGGGATGCCAACTCTCATGCCCCGCGCACAGCATGAAGGCGTTAGCGCCCACGACCGCGCCGATTTCGCCCCGATCGACGAGAGCTACGCATGTCTGAATGCCGGCGCCCAAGACCGTATCCGGCGCGCAGCCCAACAGGAGCCGGTTCTTCTCCGCAAGATCGACCAGGGCATTGCCCTCAGCAACCGCGAGCGCCAGCGGCTTTTCGCTGTACACGTGCTTCCCGCTTTCGAGGGCCCTGAGGCTCACTTCAAAATGCGCGGCGGGGACGGTCAAGTTCAGAACGAGATCGACGTCGGACCGCGCGAGAATCGAGGCTACGTCCGGTTCGACCTCAACACCGTAGTCACGCGCCGCAGCCTGAGCCTTGCCGGCGTCGAGGTCCGTCACGGCCACGACCGCGGTTTCTTCGAACTTCGCCAAGTTGCGAAGATAGATGTCGCTGATGTTCCCGCAACCGACAATGCCGACTCTCAGGGGTTCTGCCAAACTCATTCCTCCTCCGTGAACACAAAGCTCTCGCGCACCTTCGCGATCTCAAGCTGCATGTTGACCAGCGAAGCGTACTTGCCGTCGGCCTTAGCCATCAACTCTTCATGGGTCCCTTGCTCGACGATTTTGCCTTCGTCCATGAGGATCAGGAGGTCCGCGTTCCGCAGGGTGCTCAAGCGGTGAGCGATTGCGAACACAGTTCGTCCATGGACGAGGCGCTCCAAGGCTTCGTGAATCTGGCGCTCGGTTTCGGTGTCGACGCTCGAAGTCGCCTCGTCGAGAACAAGGATTCTGGGGTTGTGCAAAATGGCTCGCGCGATGGCGATGCGCTGCCTTTCCCCTCCCGAGAGCCTTTGGCCCCGTTCGCCGACGTAGGTGTCATAGGCGTCGGGCAGCGACATGATGAAGTCATGCGCGTTGGCGGCATTCGCAGCCTCGATGATCTCTTCGAGCGAGGCGTCCGACCGTCCGTAGGCGATATTGTCTCGGATCGAACCTGGAAACAGGTACGACTCCTGCAGGACCACGCCGACCTGCCTCCGATAGTCCTCGACCCGGATCTGGCGCAGGTCGATGCCGTCGATCTCGAGCGTTCCCTCAGTCGGATCATAGAACCGCATCAGCAGGTTGATGAGCGTCGATTTGCCCGCGCCGCTGCGCCCTACGATCCCGACCATTTGACCGGCCCGAACGCTCAGGTCGATGCCTCGGATCACTTCATGCGAGAGGTCATAGCCGAACCGCACGCCTCGGAACTCCACATCGCCTCGAATCGCGTCGATCGCAACCGCGTCCTGCGCCTCTTGAACCTCCACCGGCATGTCCAAAACCTCAAACACCCGCTCAGCGGCAGTGAGGCTCCGGCTCGTCCAATCGATGATGCGCTGGATCATCATGAGCGGCTGGGAGAGGAGCGCAAGGTATCCGATGAACGCCGTGAGTTCCCCAAGAGTCAGCCTGCCGTTCAAAACGGCTTGCCCGCCGACCCACCAGACGAGGAACCCCGAGATGCTCATGGTAAAGACCACCGCGGGAAAGAGGTTCGACCAGCCGACTTCCGCCGTGTAGCCTGCTTGCGCCAGGTCGCGGACGCGCCGTTCGAACTTCCGTTCCTCGCGAGACTCCCCGTAGAACGCCTTGACCACGCGAGTGCCCTGCAAAACTCCGCTCAGCGTACTGGTGAGCCGCGACCAGCTATGCCAGAACCGGCTCCAGACCCGCATCATCCTCCGCCGAAAAATCCGAACGGCAACGAGTACGAACGGAATCGGCAAGATGGCCCACAGCGCGATCTCCCAGTTCACGATCAGCATGGCGATGGGGACGCCGAGTAAGAGCGCCGCCTGGTTGATCGTGATCGGGACGCCATCGACCAGCACGTCGTACAACGCGCCGGTATCGTTGGTCATGCGGGACATGATCGAGCCCACGTTGCGGCGGTCGAAGAACGAAAGCGACTGGCTCAGGAGCTTGTGGAACAGCATCGTCCGAATGTCGATCGCCACCGAACTGCTGAGATACGCGATGTTGCGGCCGCGGGCGATCTGCACCACCATCAGCAGCAGTCGGGAAACCACCAGCGCGCCGATCAGCCAGCCGAAAAGTGCGACGTTGCCGTGGGTCAGAACGTCGTCGACGAGATGCTGCGTCAAGTAGGGAGGGAGCAACTCGATCAAGGTCCCGAAAAGGATGAGCGCCGTCGCCCAAAGGATCCGCCAACGGTAGGGCCGGACGAAGCCAAACAGCCGCAGTAGCGTCTTGCCACGGTTCAGACACGCGACGCAAATGTCGGAGTCCTCGGGAAGGGGCCGGCCGCATTTGGGGCACTGCCGGATCGGTTCGAGTTCGCCTTGTGTCTCGCCCTCCGTAAGAAGCTCCGCGAGTTTGGCCTGTGCCGCGGCGAACTGCTTCTTGCGGGCATGAGTCGCCCGAAGCAACTCGACCCATTGGCCGTCGCGCCGTACCACGAGAGCGCAAGCGTCCACCAACTCTTCGATGCTGGGCTCCGCCAACTCCGCGA
The genomic region above belongs to Candidatus Nitrosymbiomonas proteolyticus and contains:
- a CDS encoding cupin domain-containing protein, which produces MSAAVFKVEEIEADRPIDKLTRRRVFGSHMLWAHVQLAKGCVVQSHSHPNEQIAFVVTGSVLWKLGQPGSEDYREVVVEGGTAIHLPSDIPHGVEALEDSLVLDVLSPPGEMGVDRQGNS
- a CDS encoding galactose-1-phosphate uridylyltransferase — protein: MSELRYHPFLETWVMTATHRQDRTFLPPLDFCPLCPTQAGGFPTEIPAEDFDIVVFENRFPSLRRNPEPPAVEGLAMAPVRPSNGVCEVVVYTSDHAGSFAELSLPKVERLVRVWKDRYTELSSIPEVKYVFIFENKGREIGVTLSHPHGQIYAYPYIPATLAQELASERNYWEATGKTLWDDWLGAELSDGRRVIAEDSEFVAVVPYFARYPFEVWVVARRGVRSLAGANEATLDALAEALRKVARAYDRLFGFSLPYVMAMHQEPAAPGYEFARLHVEFYPPHRTHDKLKYLAGSEAGAGAFINDTLPESSAARLRACVE
- a CDS encoding hypothetical conserved protein, with the translated sequence MFMLAFAVFAGIQESAGPWEFGKREIEAAVRVQAPSSEVPIRRKYDKGLPPEAFRVAFGKAAIEVASSDDRGALYGALDAAERLATAKLSELAGKEFRGSPKFADRGWNLFLPLPWDYLANRIDPSSEALADPKRWFFHDEDYWRTLLDQMARSRLNWLDIHGPYDLDTTRFPNLFAYFVSSAKYPLVGPSPEVKAKNLTQLRKVIDMAHARGIRVSLMSYEARFDTPHNPSPPYAATEENLYEYTQEVVAETIRKLPRLDALGFRIGESGRGPEFFRCYLDALKETDSPLPLLTRSWVTRKARVLPLAKSARDFTVQIKYNGEQWAAPYIMAGGRTGEWYSYFWEDYLSDWGREGAAASWRGRPIEKGAWPSQPYKVVWQVRDNGTHRIFPIFQPQWIRRSIEAMDLGTTSGFTVEPLSAYFPQSPAYYSQRPSAFRWIHQRDELFMMQWGRLGYDPSTPEDVFVRALGSKFQLQNPEALAVAWSNLSRIIPVAFLAYSIGPDHRSHAPELEWGGSVESFLERDPFDSHVFRSPRETVAAKTLGAGDGRIGFEEAADLLDLLRSRAAPAFRTLEWGDSPGSGLAEIGVALRQLDRLGAYYAARFRGALAYARFQSSGERSDLEDAARQACAAYEAWDQLANSPDGHSYRPFTDRLRMRTHDFHWSLELPKLLAERQRFLELAGWTQPQLPRPLIRDWAEPPRHAKLTWDEADGKITARISSEGIRRAWLLHKPLPSSTFFHKLPMEQRDGHFVASIHRLPAGHALAAEIETSGRVWRVPWWLHERPYLVVPSNPQRTPPYFSSEEALAHLDPRSLDPQEHGWLVVSSRGWSFFSRFPSAQRRKLLEPLAKGMKMLILQQDFASGRYSLDFLGDSPGFESRRVGVFEPGGALGLERIEDPEILWQPMRAQADWEVFGNGGVARKKVGKGEVWVVQARLLQRLHLPAASRSLAALVRQTAASGPAILLDTGTEGGDYVTSVLPDFYNSLGLSFLTLGEVVASEQGLRAFEPVAAPKSDQSVLEGRGPAMMAAFLKKKVDAAASRPIPSSVAEFEIERERRRKELMRGLGLDPLPPRTPLNAQVTGVIQRAGYRIEKLLFESRPKFFVTANLYVPDPLPQGKLPVIVNPHGHWQHKKQEPVVQTRAISQALAGYLAVVVDSPGHSFEGGAPVERKFAGSHNDLRLLLGSMNTTSVYVWDLVRTLDYLETRPEADMTRVGITGASGGGLATTYAFAAEPRFACAVPVVYASSLEVNANNGCLCNHVPATLQVGDRADVLAIRAPKPVFVIGAQDDPEFPPEGTKRTGEKLKGTYALFGKEDLSQYRVFDGPHDYNRAMREAALGFFDLHLRGRGNGTPVPEPTIQPEPAGSESLRVVAREIEGRSMLDLAREALTAAPPTTWDDTVALNGGLPSPVPLDWTEERSKEGKVHASFVSEPGLRVPAVIWMPGTQARAAVVLISEGGKVRAQQEFDVERLLQSGLAVMAIDVRGFGELPGLDARLMAYLGTADPFAMAWDAARASVAARRFANRVVLAGKGTAASQIVLFAALMEPTIDRVLGLEGLRGFADAFEANVPTYSVMPRANLSASLVTLRQKVGARGAWTFLGDRPLDPTDAVLDLVRP
- a CDS encoding asparaginase is translated as MASPKLSRRTLLQTGVVAGLSSLPLASKAAEASGIGRPASAIAVSSANGLRATARAFEVLSSQGDPVDAAVQGVSIVESDPNDMSVGFGGLPNELGVVELDACVMHGPTMRAGAVGALRNIKNPSQVAKVVMERTDHVFLVGEGALQFARLMGFKEEELLTERARQAWLRWKTRLSKDDDWLDDDEIRADFQKVQPTSTEGSFHRPTGTISCLCLTAEGELGGCTTTSGLAYKIPGRVGDSPIIGAGLYVDGEVGACGSTGRGEANILSCGGRTVVENMKRGLEPAEAILDVLKRVCEQTKSPRLLHRPGFPNFDLNFYALRKDGAFAGGRIYKGGNFAVHDGTTNKLHESVYLYERA
- a CDS encoding oxidoreductase, which translates into the protein MAEPLRVGIVGCGNISDIYLRNLAKFEETAVVAVTDLDAGKAQAAARDYGVEVEPDVASILARSDVDLVLNLTVPAAHFEVSLRALESGKHVYSEKPLALAVAEGNALVDLAEKNRLLLGCAPDTVLGAGIQTCVALVDRGEIGAVVGANAFMLCAGHESWHPSPEFYYKPGGGPLFDMGPYYLAALFFLLGEVDEVCGLHRATFPTRTITSQPLAGTVIQVETPTHIALTMHHVSGAISSLTTSFDVQASLLPPIELYGTEGTLLVPDPNTFGGPVRLKRKGAPDWVDVDLEFDYAENSRGLGVRDMAIALREGREPELSGELALHALEIMESVLSD
- a CDS encoding ABC transporter, with amino-acid sequence MSTPTLNLEGSAESENRLFVVESDLARDGRIARSRLVVTSGAVFRHELSPGGEELIESWPLAELAEPSIEELVDACALVVRRDGQWVELLRATHARKKQFAAAQAKLAELLTEGETQGELEPIRQCPKCGRPLPEDSDICVACLNRGKTLLRLFGFVRPYRWRILWATALILFGTLIELLPPYLTQHLVDDVLTHGNVALFGWLIGALVVSRLLLMVVQIARGRNIAYLSSSVAIDIRTMLFHKLLSQSLSFFDRRNVGSIMSRMTNDTGALYDVLVDGVPITINQAALLLGVPIAMLIVNWEIALWAILPIPFVLVAVRIFRRRMMRVWSRFWHSWSRLTSTLSGVLQGTRVVKAFYGESREERKFERRVRDLAQAGYTAEVGWSNLFPAVVFTMSISGFLVWWVGGQAVLNGRLTLGELTAFIGYLALLSQPLMMIQRIIDWTSRSLTAAERVFEVLDMPVEVQEAQDAVAIDAIRGDVEFRGVRFGYDLSHEVIRGIDLSVRAGQMVGIVGRSGAGKSTLINLLMRFYDPTEGTLEIDGIDLRQIRVEDYRRQVGVVLQESYLFPGSIRDNIAYGRSDASLEEIIEAANAANAHDFIMSLPDAYDTYVGERGQRLSGGERQRIAIARAILHNPRILVLDEATSSVDTETERQIHEALERLVHGRTVFAIAHRLSTLRNADLLILMDEGKIVEQGTHEELMAKADGKYASLVNMQLEIAKVRESFVFTEEE